The following proteins are co-located in the Phaeodactylum tricornutum CCAP 1055/1 chromosome 2, whole genome shotgun sequence genome:
- a CDS encoding predicted protein: MKSIATISCVYLATAALLMQSTSAWVFSKKDLQKAASAATCAAVVSLVATPFHANARDFSGSYNDPNHPNCIRKIENIGKIATIYGTDGNPGCPANGKGTDFDLLASVVGDDIQIDFGPKGGPKAVMGKWDETGEPGITFPDGNKWTLKDQNARADGARKTLQVVDISEQMKIELATSWNTL, translated from the exons ATGAAAAGTATTGCGACCATCTCCTGTGTTTATTTGGCTACTGCTGCTCTTTTGATGCAGAGCACCAGCGCCTGGGTGTTTTCCAAGAAGGATCTACAAAAGGCAGCCTCGGCAGCGACGTGCGCTGCTGTGGTTTCACTGGTAGCGACCCCCTTTCACGCGAACGCTCGCGATTTCAGTGGCAGCTACAACGATCCGAATCACCCCAACTGTATTCGTAAAATCGAAAACATTGGTAAAATTGCGACAATTTACGGGACGGACGGAAATCCAGGATGCCCCGCCAATGGCAAAGGAACGGACTTTGATCTTCTCGCGTCGGTGGTTGGAGACGACATTCAAATTGATTTCG GACCAAAGGGCGGGCCAAAGGCAGTCATGGGGAAATGGGATGAAACTGGTGAACCCGGGATCACGTTTCCAGATGGTAACAAATGGACGCTGAAGGATCAGAA TGCACGCGCCGATGGAGCTCGGAAAACATTGCAGGTTGTTGACATTAGCGAG CAAATGAAAATAGAGCTGGCGACCAGCTGGAATACCCTCTAG